In the genome of Brachypodium distachyon strain Bd21 chromosome 3, Brachypodium_distachyon_v3.0, whole genome shotgun sequence, the window CCTGAGTGGGAGCAAGCTACCAAGTATGGTCAGGGAGTCATCATCGCAAACGTCGACACTGGTATAACAGCTCTAGCCATTATACTCTGACATCTTTCATCAGAGAAACGGGATCTCCCGAAAAACCCACTCTAATTCAATCCTTAAATgcatattttgatttttgctCCAATTTAAGTATAGGAgattaaaaaattaaattaaaagtGGATCGCGGGATCTCTTTGCATCCCTATATACACCTTGCGAGTTGCTGGCAAATCTCTCCACCTCAGCTAGCGTCATTAAAATACAGTGCACTACCCTCAGAGAGATAAAACAATGTTGGAGACTTGGAGTTGACTTGAATCCTATTAAATCCCCACCTACATGCTTGATTGGGCCTTGAGATCGATGCATAAGAAACAATCAATTAGTTCTCGCCATGATATATTCCCATCCTGAACTAAACAGAAAGCAAATCTCCGTAACATGCCAGGAATATAGAGTCAACTCAAACCTGACATATATTGATTAAAAAAACTGAACCTGGTAATTGATAATGTCAGGGGTCTAGATTTTATGCCACTATCACTGGCTTATGTGGCGTGCTATTTCTCACCTTCGTTGATTCTCAGTATTTTTAAGACATACGAATATGAAAACTTGAAAAGCGCACGATTAAAATGTTATAACAAGTTGAATTAATATGGAAAACATAAAcataaaaaagacaaattaatTGTTGATTGTAACGTATAAAAAACACAAGAGTTTTCATAAATATAATATGCACATAATAGTCAGCATAGAaccaaagattttttttttcaagaggttagactaaataaaaaaattccttTTGAAATTGAGTGTGAAGTGATCTGTACAAAAAATTGCTATAGAATATATTTGTACAAATCAAAGAAGCCCAATAGAAATAATTCCAAAGGATTCTTATCCGATCCTAGAAAAAATTCCTTTGGAGCCCTGAAAGAAGAGAAGTATATTTTCATCCTTCAAACGTCTAGAAATTCTAGTTTTTCCCCAACTgtaaaagcaaaaaaaaaactttgttcACCAATCACAAATACCGTCTAGTTTCTGTTCCTCGTCTAAATTTAAGCGGTTTTCGTAGCTAACATGGCATATTTCGACAGTTAACTTGCCACTGGCAAAATGTTGACCGATGAGTAACGACGAGTCATCTGCCCAGTCAGCTTGAGACTAAAAAATGCCACTTAAAATGGGAAATATATGCAGTAAAGAAGCTTTTGTTCATTACGATATAAATTGATCATCACCGTGCATGAGCAAGCGAGTGGGAGAGATAGAAGTATTTGGCTACTAGGTAGATGACGAGGCAATGGTCAGCAATCAATTTATTTGCACGGTGGCAAGTTTTCAATTCAACCCGCGGACCCGCTCGGGTTTAAGGATGGACGAAAACTATATGTCAAGAGTTGAGAAACTAAGTTTCCCTAGTTTTAGAGTCGAGCGGCCAAAACTAAACTTTCGAGACAGCTGATGGacgaaacaaaatatacttttctcttCAAAGAATTGTCAATTCATTAGAAAAAGGTACATTAATTTTGCCCCTCAGTGGTCATGAAAGTCTAGTTTTTCCCAAACTCTAAAACCAAGAAAACTTAGCCTCCCAATTATCAGTATCATACCGTTTTCGTCCCTCGAAATGACGCTTTCTTTTTGCACATATGAAGGTGTATCGCCAACATCTGCGAGCTTTCGAAATGACGGCTTGATGGTTGACCCGTCCAAGTGGCGCCATCGCGACACGTGCGACGCTGGCAACGACCCCACCTTTCAATGCAACAAGTAACCCGAGCAAAAATCCACAGTTGATCCGGACACCTTTAATTGGATCAAATTTCACATGGATGTAATTTTCATTGACACGTTTGCATCGATCTATATGCAGCAAGTTGATCGGCGCGAGGTTCTTCAGCAAGGCCGTCCAGGTGGAGAGCTTGCACcacggcaactccagccggCTGAACCGCACGGACCTCAACTCGCCGCGGGACCACGACGGGCACGGCACCCACACGCTGTcgaccgccggcggcggcttcgtcgacggcgccggcgccttcGGCCACGGGGCCGGCACGGCGAAAGGCGGCTCGCCGCGGGCGCGCGTGGCGTCCTACAAGGCGTGCTTCCTGCCCAACGCCTGCTCCGGCATCGACATCCTGAAGGCCGTCGTCACGGCTGTCGACGACGGCGTGGACGTGCTCTCGCTCTCCCTCGGCGAGCCGCCCGCGCACTACATCACGGGGCTCATGGAGCTGGGAGCGCTGTACGCGGTCCGGAAGggagtcgtcgtcgtcgccgccgccgggaacGACGGCCCGGAGCCCGGCTCCGTCACCAATGTGGCTCCCTGGATGTTCACCGTCGGCGCGAGCACCATGGACAGAGACTTCCCGGCTCTAGTCACCTTCCGTGTCACCACCACCAACACCACCAAAACCATCAAGGTTAATTAGCGATTACACAATATGTGCCAGCTTAATTCGGTGCGCATGATATGTTGATGCAGTGCGCTGTGGAcgaaattcattttgaatgcAGGGACGAAGTCTGTCAGACAGCACTGTGCCTGCCGGCCAGGAACATCCGATGATCAGCGGGGAGAAGGCCAGTGCCACGGAATCCACTAAAAACTCGTAAGAATCAATGGGATCGTATATGTCCAGATACACGTAAACACGACAGGTATTaggaaacggagggagtaatatataaTCATCTCTCGTGGCTTTCCGCCTGCAGGACCCTGTGCTTGCCCGGCTCACTGGACCAGGCAAAGGTGAAGGGGAAGATCGTGGTGTGCACCCGGGGCGTGAACGGCAGGATGCAGAAGGGGCAGGTGGTGAAGGAGGCCGGCGGCATCGGCATGGTCCTCTGCAACGACGAGAGCTCCGGGGACAGCACCGACGCGGACCCGCATGTCATCCCGGCGGCGCACTGCTCCTTCTCCCAGTGCAAGGATCTCCTCACCTACCTACAGTCAGAATCGCCGGTCGGTGACATCACAGCAATGGATGCAGAGCTCGGTGTgaagccggcgccggtgaTGGCGGCCTTCTCGTCCCGCGGGCCCAACACCATCACTCCTCAGATCCTCAAGGTTAACTGATGGTTGTCACTCTCCAATGATCTCTGAGTTACTAGTACTGTTATAACTGGTGAATTTGACTTGCTCGACCGATCGGTTTTGGCATATGCGTGCAGCCTGACATCACGGCGCCGGGCGTGGGCGTGATCGCCGCGTACGGCGagctggaggcgacggcgactGACCTGCCTTCCTACAACATACTGTCCGGCACCTCCATGGCGTGCCCCCACGTGGCGGGCATCGCCGGCCTGCTCAAGACCAAGTACCCGGAATGGAGCCCCGCCATGATCAAGTCCGCCATCATGACCACCGGTGAGACTTATATATACTCCTATCACTCTACATCGTTTTACATTTACATAAACTGGAGTATAATTTGCTTAATTATTTTGTCGTGTCATGTTTGTGCGCGCTGGCTGCAGCCGACAACTACAGCCAAATCCAGGAAGAGACGGGCGCGGCCGCCACGCCGTTGGGCTTCGGCGCGGGCCACGTCAACCCGCTCAAGGCCCTGGACCCGGGCCTGGTATACGACACCACTCTGGGCGAGTACGCCAGCTTCCTCTGCGCCACCAGCACCAAGCCCAGCCAGGCCCAGACCCTCACCGGCATCCTGGGCCTGGCCGCCGGTGGGCTGCTCCGGCTTCCGTTCCCGCTGTTCTCGCGCCTGCTCTCCCTGCTCCTGGACATCAGCCCCTTCcaatgcagcagcagcttccgCCCTGAGGACCTCAATTACCCGTCCATCGCCGCCGTTTGCCTCTCGCCTGGCACCCCGGTCACGGTGAAGCGCCGGGTGAAGAACGTGCTGGATGCGACGACCACCACGCCGAGATTGtacgccgtcgccgtcgtgcCGCCGGCTGGGATCAAGGTCACGGTGGAGCCTGGCACCTTGAGCTTTGGTGAAATGTACGAGGAGAAGGTGTTCAGTGTGAAGATGGAGGTCTATGACGCCGCCTTGGCCGCTGACTATGTGTTCGGAAGCATTGAGTGGTCGGACTCGGACGGGAAGCATCGTGTGCGGAGCCCCGTTGCAGCCACGACCAAGTGCGCCTAATTCGAGTTTGAATCAGCGATAACAAATGTTATCATGCTAATTATAAGGGTTGTGCACTTAGTAAGGGTGCGCGCGAGGAATAAAGCTGGGCAGATATTGTAaacttattcttttctttggaGCCTTTATTGATATCAGATGATCGATGCATGGGTCAAACAGGGTATACAATCTTTACTCTTGTCAAAACTCAATTGGTGGAGTTGGTCAGTCACTGTTCATGTTGCACCACTTGTTGATTTGACACAAACAATTGAGAACAAATATGAATTATATGATTTAAGATAAGATGATAGTACAATATTTCTTTGAATATACGTAGACGTAGTAGTATATATTTAGTCCATAGCAACATCAGAAAGCATATTTCAACATCACCGGCCGCCTAGACGATCCCATCTTATCCGTCGTCGTGTTCAGTCGGCCTCTGTTTGTTGGCTCGGTGCACAAAAACTGCATTGCTCTTGAATACATATACATGGAACCGGCGGCGTTTCTACCTTTCAGGGGCGGAGTCAGGAGAATAGTTGAGAGCAGACAATTAAATATTCTTAGGAGATTATAACTTAAATTAGAGGGGACATATGGTGAAAATTTATAATTTGTATTGGTATATCAAAATTGAGTGGGGTCATTGGCCCCCACCATGTATGTGCTGGATCCGCCAATCTAGGCAGGGTCGCGAATACGCCATGGTACCTGCACCTGTACTCGTACATGGCTTCCTCAGACTCGATTATCCTCTCATCACGAACAGTAAGATCGCGACATGCGCCCGATGCTGATGGCAGTGGCACCCGCCGGAAGTTAGAAATTATTTTAGATAGGAGTACCAAACAACAGCTATAACGGATTTTGCTCT includes:
- the LOC100839099 gene encoding subtilisin-like protease SBT5.3 translates to MGRGSGRVLLLLALALFLTLQITPASAVPKGYCVFFDDLASSSSLLNGLTQVYSVLYRLDAISAIGLLIEETLVPDLLKLDRVVAVIPDKLYKPQTTHSWEFLGLESGGKRNPEWEQATKYGQGVIIANVDTGVSPTSASFRNDGLMVDPSKWRHRDTCDAGNDPTFQCNNKLIGARFFSKAVQVESLHHGNSSRLNRTDLNSPRDHDGHGTHTLSTAGGGFVDGAGAFGHGAGTAKGGSPRARVASYKACFLPNACSGIDILKAVVTAVDDGVDVLSLSLGEPPAHYITGLMELGALYAVRKGVVVVAAAGNDGPEPGSVTNVAPWMFTVGASTMDRDFPALVTFRVTTTNTTKTIKGRSLSDSTVPAGQEHPMISGEKASATESTKNSTLCLPGSLDQAKVKGKIVVCTRGVNGRMQKGQVVKEAGGIGMVLCNDESSGDSTDADPHVIPAAHCSFSQCKDLLTYLQSESPVGDITAMDAELGVKPAPVMAAFSSRGPNTITPQILKPDITAPGVGVIAAYGELEATATDLPSYNILSGTSMACPHVAGIAGLLKTKYPEWSPAMIKSAIMTTADNYSQIQEETGAAATPLGFGAGHVNPLKALDPGLVYDTTLGEYASFLCATSTKPSQAQTLTGILGLAAGGLLRLPFPLFSRLLSLLLDISPFQCSSSFRPEDLNYPSIAAVCLSPGTPVTVKRRVKNVLDATTTTPRLYAVAVVPPAGIKVTVEPGTLSFGEMYEEKVFSVKMEVYDAALAADYVFGSIEWSDSDGKHRVRSPVAATTKCA